A portion of the Mauremys reevesii isolate NIE-2019 linkage group 18, ASM1616193v1, whole genome shotgun sequence genome contains these proteins:
- the FAM222A gene encoding protein FAM222A isoform X1: MLACLQRTQNPPAQHLACPNKTLEPRKCETAASMHSPRYPSPAELDAYAQKVANNPLTIKIFPTNIRVPQHKHLNRTVNGYDTTGQRYSPYPVHSSGYQGLLAVVKASSKSIVKNSEGKRTKMSPAQVAIAPYPVSSTLAPGPSCAGHLNYHNTQKQLEAPVPPNVTVATSVIPLAGRSLTLQQSNLPSIQSIIYQINQQCQAQGSQQACQGVVVTNPSPAKHGAASGFATMATAGAAVTYAGAILPDCRKGAELAISSNPAMTVGPKAGIYPDGMDYLLWQQKQQQLRMYSGGSGGGGAVSKSPETCAGVSRPYTLTGAVEKVSSSPLNCVAMHGNFSVGQYLAPPWNSILVTPNSDCYNPQELANGHRELGVPPSDGLSSKTLCNTSILSSSLQSLEYLINDIHPPCIKEQMLGKGYETVSVPRLLDHQHAHIRLPVYR; this comes from the coding sequence GTGAAACGGCGGCCTCCATGCATTCCCCACGCTACCCCAGCCCAGCCGAACTGGACGCCTATGCACAGAAAGTCGCCAACAACCCCCTAACCATCAAGATCTTTCCCACCAACATCAGGGTCCCCCAGCACAAGCACCTTAACCGGACGGTCAATGGGTACGACACGACAGGGCAGCGCTACAGCCCCTACCCCGTGCATTCCAGCGGCTACCAGGGCCTCCTGGCCGTCGTAAAGGCCTCGAGCAAAAGCATCGTGAAGAACTCGGAGGGCAAGCGGACTAAGATGTCTCCAGCACAGGTGGCCATTGCCCCCTACCCAGTGTCAAGCACTTTAGCGCCAGGCCCCTCGTGCGCCGGGCACTTGAATTATCACAATACTCAGAAGCAGCTCGAGGCACCGGTCCCCCCAAACGTGACCGTAGCTACGTCCGTCATCCCACTCGCAGGCCGGAGCCTGACCCTGCAGCAGTCCAACTTACCCTCTATCCAGAGCATCATCTACCAGATCAATCAGCAGTGccaggcccagggctcccagcaggcctgccagggggtggtggtgaccaaccccagcccagccaaGCACGGCGCGGCCAGTGGCTTCGCTACCATGGCGACGGCGGGCGCTGCCGTGACCTATGCCGGTGCCATCCTGCCCGACTGCCGCAAAGGGGCCGAACTCGCCATAAGCTCCAACCCGGCCATGACCGTCGGCCCCAAGGCCGGCATCTACCCGGATGGCATGGATTACCTTCTCTGGCagcagaaacagcagcagctccgAATGTACAGCGGGGGCAGCGGAGGGGGGGGCGCCGTCAGCAAGTCCCCAGAGACGTGTGCGGGGGTCTCGCGCCCCTACACCCTGACGGGTGCGGTGGAGAAGGTGAGCTCCTCCCCTTTGAACTGCGTGGCCATGCACGGCAACTTCTCAGTGGGCCAGTATCTAGCCCCCCCTTGGAACAGCATCTTGGTCACTCCCAACAGCGACTGTTACAACCCTCAGGAGCTCGCCAATGGGCACCGCGAGCTCGGCGTGCCCCCCTCCGACGGCCTGTCCAGCAAAACGCTCTGCAATACCTCCATCCTCAGCAGCAGCCTCCAGTCGCTGGAGTATCTCATCAATGACATCCACCCGCCATGCATCAAAGAGCAGATGCTGGGCAAGGGCTACGAGACAGTGTCTGTGCCAAGACTCTTGGACCATCAACACGCCCACATTCGCCTGCCCGTCTACAGATAA
- the FAM222A gene encoding protein FAM222A isoform X2 — MHSPRYPSPAELDAYAQKVANNPLTIKIFPTNIRVPQHKHLNRTVNGYDTTGQRYSPYPVHSSGYQGLLAVVKASSKSIVKNSEGKRTKMSPAQVAIAPYPVSSTLAPGPSCAGHLNYHNTQKQLEAPVPPNVTVATSVIPLAGRSLTLQQSNLPSIQSIIYQINQQCQAQGSQQACQGVVVTNPSPAKHGAASGFATMATAGAAVTYAGAILPDCRKGAELAISSNPAMTVGPKAGIYPDGMDYLLWQQKQQQLRMYSGGSGGGGAVSKSPETCAGVSRPYTLTGAVEKVSSSPLNCVAMHGNFSVGQYLAPPWNSILVTPNSDCYNPQELANGHRELGVPPSDGLSSKTLCNTSILSSSLQSLEYLINDIHPPCIKEQMLGKGYETVSVPRLLDHQHAHIRLPVYR, encoded by the coding sequence ATGCATTCCCCACGCTACCCCAGCCCAGCCGAACTGGACGCCTATGCACAGAAAGTCGCCAACAACCCCCTAACCATCAAGATCTTTCCCACCAACATCAGGGTCCCCCAGCACAAGCACCTTAACCGGACGGTCAATGGGTACGACACGACAGGGCAGCGCTACAGCCCCTACCCCGTGCATTCCAGCGGCTACCAGGGCCTCCTGGCCGTCGTAAAGGCCTCGAGCAAAAGCATCGTGAAGAACTCGGAGGGCAAGCGGACTAAGATGTCTCCAGCACAGGTGGCCATTGCCCCCTACCCAGTGTCAAGCACTTTAGCGCCAGGCCCCTCGTGCGCCGGGCACTTGAATTATCACAATACTCAGAAGCAGCTCGAGGCACCGGTCCCCCCAAACGTGACCGTAGCTACGTCCGTCATCCCACTCGCAGGCCGGAGCCTGACCCTGCAGCAGTCCAACTTACCCTCTATCCAGAGCATCATCTACCAGATCAATCAGCAGTGccaggcccagggctcccagcaggcctgccagggggtggtggtgaccaaccccagcccagccaaGCACGGCGCGGCCAGTGGCTTCGCTACCATGGCGACGGCGGGCGCTGCCGTGACCTATGCCGGTGCCATCCTGCCCGACTGCCGCAAAGGGGCCGAACTCGCCATAAGCTCCAACCCGGCCATGACCGTCGGCCCCAAGGCCGGCATCTACCCGGATGGCATGGATTACCTTCTCTGGCagcagaaacagcagcagctccgAATGTACAGCGGGGGCAGCGGAGGGGGGGGCGCCGTCAGCAAGTCCCCAGAGACGTGTGCGGGGGTCTCGCGCCCCTACACCCTGACGGGTGCGGTGGAGAAGGTGAGCTCCTCCCCTTTGAACTGCGTGGCCATGCACGGCAACTTCTCAGTGGGCCAGTATCTAGCCCCCCCTTGGAACAGCATCTTGGTCACTCCCAACAGCGACTGTTACAACCCTCAGGAGCTCGCCAATGGGCACCGCGAGCTCGGCGTGCCCCCCTCCGACGGCCTGTCCAGCAAAACGCTCTGCAATACCTCCATCCTCAGCAGCAGCCTCCAGTCGCTGGAGTATCTCATCAATGACATCCACCCGCCATGCATCAAAGAGCAGATGCTGGGCAAGGGCTACGAGACAGTGTCTGTGCCAAGACTCTTGGACCATCAACACGCCCACATTCGCCTGCCCGTCTACAGATAA